A single window of Taeniopygia guttata chromosome 1, bTaeGut7.mat, whole genome shotgun sequence DNA harbors:
- the LOC100232375 gene encoding lysozyme g isoform X3 — MIPALLLLGLSALVAPSMSYSCYGDISALQAPTISCTPARASDCGYAMIRRTAEADLTRLRRYEIPIKRVARNLCLDPALIGGIMSQESRVGLLLDNGWDQGRQKYGLMQISRQQLQPYVAWDSEEHINQCSNILVLSINEVRARHPTWTWDRQLRGGICTYHARMGNLQVYEEDPCSSNYNYVNSVIRRAQYFKRNGF, encoded by the exons ATGATCCCCGCACTGCTGTTGCTGGGTCTTTCAGCCCTTGTTG CTCCATCCATGAGCTACAGTTGCTATGGTGATATAAGTGCTCTTCAAGCCCCCACGATCTCCTGTACACCTGCAAGAGCCTCTGATTGTG GATATGCCATGATACGGAGGACTGCTGAGGCAGACCTCACACGCCTGAGGAGATACGAGATCCCAATTAAGAGAGTAGCCAGAAACCTCTGCTTGGACCCAGCGCTCATCGGAGGCATCATGTCCCAGGAGAGCCGTGTCGGCCTGCTCCTGGACAACGGCTGGGACCAGGGACGCCAGAAGTACGGCCTGATGCAG ATCAGCAGGCAGCAACTGCAACCTTATGTGGCGTGGGATAGTGAAGAACACATAAATCAATGCTCAAATATCCTGGTTCTTTCCATTAATGAAGTACGGGCAAGACATCCTACCTGGACCTGGGACCGGCAGCTGAGAG GGGGAATCTGCACCTACCATGCAAGAATGGGCAACCTCCAGGTCTACGAGGAGGACCCATGCAGCAGCAACTACAACTACGTCAACAGCGTGATTAGGCGAGCCCAATACTTTAAGAGAAATGGGTTCTAG
- the MRPL30 gene encoding large ribosomal subunit protein uL30m isoform X1, producing MAAAAGRAGLGLAGAGKVLGKRTEGMASPLWVRCLFTRSNIPDSVFQPRPGDHEKYGGDPEEPHKIHVITRIKSIIGRPYWEKKIIRDLGLQKAHQPRLHKNIPSVNSRLKVVKHLIRIQPLKLPHGLPTEEELSSSFLTTRGELIIKKRLKPVEQKEIKS from the exons atggcggccgcggcgggccgggcgggcctGGGGCTGGCCGGCGCCGGGAAG GTGCTGGGGAAGAGGACGGAGGGGATGGCATCCCCGCTGTGGGTTCGCTGTCTCTTTACCAGGTCGAATATTCCAGACTCG GTATTTCAGCCACGGCCTGGAGATCATGAAAAGTACGGAGGTGACCCTGAGGAACCCCACAAAATCCACGTTATTACTAGAATAAAAAGTATCATTGGTCGCCCATATTGGGAAAAGAAGATAATACGTGATCTGGGGCTGCAAAAA GCACATCAGCCAAGACTGCACAAAAATATCCCTTCTGTGAATTCCAGACTGAAAGTTGTTAAACATCTCATAAG AATACAGCCACTGAAACTACCCCACGGGCTGCCAACAGAAGAGGAACTGTCCAGCAGCTTTCTGACAACCAGGGGAGAGCTTATCATTAAAAAGCGCCTGAAACCTGTggagcagaaagaaattaagtcATAA
- the LOC100232375 gene encoding lysozyme g isoform X2 — MIPALLLLGLSALVAPSMSYSCYGDISALQAPTISCTPARASDCAGYAMIRRTAEADLTRLRRYEIPIKRVARNLCLDPALIGGIMSQESRVGLLLDNGWDQGRQKYGLMQISRQQLQPYVAWDSEEHINQCSNILVLSINEVRARHPTWTWDRQLRGGICTYHARMGNLQVYEEDPCSSNYNYVNSVIRRAQYFKRNGF; from the exons ATGATCCCCGCACTGCTGTTGCTGGGTCTTTCAGCCCTTGTTG CTCCATCCATGAGCTACAGTTGCTATGGTGATATAAGTGCTCTTCAAGCCCCCACGATCTCCTGTACACCTGCAAGAGCCTCTGATTGTG CAGGATATGCCATGATACGGAGGACTGCTGAGGCAGACCTCACACGCCTGAGGAGATACGAGATCCCAATTAAGAGAGTAGCCAGAAACCTCTGCTTGGACCCAGCGCTCATCGGAGGCATCATGTCCCAGGAGAGCCGTGTCGGCCTGCTCCTGGACAACGGCTGGGACCAGGGACGCCAGAAGTACGGCCTGATGCAG ATCAGCAGGCAGCAACTGCAACCTTATGTGGCGTGGGATAGTGAAGAACACATAAATCAATGCTCAAATATCCTGGTTCTTTCCATTAATGAAGTACGGGCAAGACATCCTACCTGGACCTGGGACCGGCAGCTGAGAG GGGGAATCTGCACCTACCATGCAAGAATGGGCAACCTCCAGGTCTACGAGGAGGACCCATGCAGCAGCAACTACAACTACGTCAACAGCGTGATTAGGCGAGCCCAATACTTTAAGAGAAATGGGTTCTAG
- the MITD1 gene encoding MIT domain-containing protein 1 isoform X2 yields MSMSRAGSNGTAALERAGVETVKRAVQLDVACRFQESLVCYQEGIDLLLQVVKATTDEAKKHRYRQKISEYMTRAEDIKKHIEKEKQDGKYHKQIRIEENATGFGYEKLFHEYLTEIVSEVWVEDPYIRQVHQGSRSEQRIALEGIKQSLSNYGVTLSIEFSSSIHDREIRFNNGWMIKIGRGLDYFKKPQGRFSIGYCDLDLRPCHETTVDVFHTKHTKQM; encoded by the exons ATGTCCATGTCGCGGGCGGGGAGCAATGGCACAGCCGCGCTGGAGCGGGCCGGGGTGGAGACGGTGAAGCGGGCGGTGCAGCTGGACGTGGCGTGCCGGTTCCAGGAGTCGCTGGTGTGTTACCAGGAGGGCATCGacctcctgctgcaggtggtGAAAG CCACGACAGATGAGGCGAAGAAGCACCGCTACCGGCAGAAGATATCCGAGTACATGACCAGAGCCGAGGACATCAAAAAACACATTGAGAAAGAGAAACAAG ATGGCAAATACCATAAGCAAATCAGGATAGAAGAAAATGCAACAGGTTTTGGCtatgaaaagcttttccacgAGTACCTCACTGAGATTGTTTCTGAAGTTTGGGTGGAAGATCCATACATTCGACAGGTTCATCAG GGTAGTAGGAGTGAACAGAGGATTGCCTTGGAAGGAATAAAACAGTCATTGAGTAATTATGGAGTAACACTGAGTATTGAATTTTCGTCTTCCATACATGATCGAGAAATCAG attcAACAATGGATGGATGATTAAGATTGGAAGGGGTCTTGATTATTTTAAGAAACCACAG GGTCGTTTCAGCATTGGATACTGTGACTTGGACTTGAGACCTTGTCATGAAACAACAGTGGATGTCTTTCATACTAAACACACAAAGCAAATGTGA
- the MRPL30 gene encoding large ribosomal subunit protein uL30m (The RefSeq protein has 3 substitutions, 1 frameshift compared to this genomic sequence) — protein sequence MAAAAGRAGLGLAGAGKVLGKITEGMASPLWVRCLFTRSNIPDSVFQPRPGDHEKYGGDPEEPHKIHVITRIKSIIGRPYWEKKIIRDLGLQKAHQPRLHKNIPSVNSRLKVVKHLIRXTATETTLRAANRRGTVQHLSDNQGRAYH from the exons atggcggccgcggcgggccgggcgggcctGGGGCTGGCCGGCGCCGGGAAG GTGCTGGGGAAGAGGACGGAGGGGATGGCATCCCCGCTGTGGGTTCGCTGTCTCTTTACCAGGTCGAATATTCCAGACTCG GTATTTCAGCCACGGCCTGGAGATCATGAAAAGTACGGAGGTGACCCTGAGGAACCCCACAAAATCCACGTTATTACTAGAATAAAAAGTATCATTGGTCGCCCATATTGGGAAAAGAAGATAATACGTGATCTGGGGCTGCAAAAA GCACATCAGCCAAGACTGCACAAAAATATCCCTTCTGTGAATTCCAGACTGAAAGTTGTTAAACATCTCATAAG A ACAGCCACTGAAACTACCCCACGGGCTGCCAACAGAAGAGGAACTGTCCAGCAGCTTTCTGACAACCAGGGGAGAGCTTATCATTAA
- the LOC100232375 gene encoding lysozyme g isoform X1: protein MWIAGLDSLMLDLYALAGFEQYCSEILCAQTAPFNISAPSMSYSCYGDISALQAPTISCTPARASDCGYAMIRRTAEADLTRLRRYEIPIKRVARNLCLDPALIGGIMSQESRVGLLLDNGWDQGRQKYGLMQISRQQLQPYVAWDSEEHINQCSNILVLSINEVRARHPTWTWDRQLRGGICTYHARMGNLQVYEEDPCSSNYNYVNSVIRRAQYFKRNGF, encoded by the exons ATGTGGATTGCAGGTCTGGACTCTCTCATGCTTGACTTGTATGCACTTGCAGGATTTGAACAATACTGCTCTGAGATATTATGTGCTCAAACAGCTCCGTTTAATATTTCAGCTCCATCCATGAGCTACAGTTGCTATGGTGATATAAGTGCTCTTCAAGCCCCCACGATCTCCTGTACACCTGCAAGAGCCTCTGATTGTG GATATGCCATGATACGGAGGACTGCTGAGGCAGACCTCACACGCCTGAGGAGATACGAGATCCCAATTAAGAGAGTAGCCAGAAACCTCTGCTTGGACCCAGCGCTCATCGGAGGCATCATGTCCCAGGAGAGCCGTGTCGGCCTGCTCCTGGACAACGGCTGGGACCAGGGACGCCAGAAGTACGGCCTGATGCAG ATCAGCAGGCAGCAACTGCAACCTTATGTGGCGTGGGATAGTGAAGAACACATAAATCAATGCTCAAATATCCTGGTTCTTTCCATTAATGAAGTACGGGCAAGACATCCTACCTGGACCTGGGACCGGCAGCTGAGAG GGGGAATCTGCACCTACCATGCAAGAATGGGCAACCTCCAGGTCTACGAGGAGGACCCATGCAGCAGCAACTACAACTACGTCAACAGCGTGATTAGGCGAGCCCAATACTTTAAGAGAAATGGGTTCTAG
- the LYG2 gene encoding lysozyme g-like protein 2 — translation MLLLPRTEGEQLFSDKVPPVPPRFLGNILNVDITGALGATVKPDSLSYVDEFLPQRRQQKNMEKYQAKMAKAGNGEDLAPAVIDCWYYLSRAGTAMKDSLGDHGNAFGLFQAGKQYRKTGEPWDTEEHLAQDTEVLYRMINLEKKSPSWTKEQLSFGSTSVCVSFTLFPDGISAYNAGVNTVQTDDKMDIGKTHNYVNDVDSRPRFYKKNGY, via the exons ATGTTACTGCTTCCAAGAACTGAAGGGGAGCAGCTGTTTTCAGACAAGGTTCCTCCAGTTCCTCCACGCTTCCTA GGGAATATACTGAATGTTGATATAACTGGAGCTTTGGGGGCAACTGTGAAACCAGACAGTCTGAGCTATGTAG ACGAGTTCCTACCTCagagaagacagcagaaaaacatGGAGAAATACCAGGCCAAGATGGCAAAAGCTGGCAATGGTGAGGATCTTGCTCCAGCTGTGATTGATTGCTGGTATTACCTTTCAAGGGCTGGGACAGCAATGAAGGACAGCCTGGGTGACCATGGGAATGCATTTGGCTTA TTTCAGGCTGGCAAACAGTACCGTAAGACTGGCGAGCCGTGGGACACTGAAGAGCACTTAGCACAAGACACAGAGGTTTTATACAGGATGAtaaatctagaaaaaaaatctccatctTGGACAAAGGAACAGTTGAGTTTT GGTAGCACTTCTGTATGTGTTTCCTTCACCCTCTTTCCAGATGGGATCTCAGCCTATAATGCAGGAGTTAACACTGTCCAGACTGATGACAAAATGGATATTGGCAAAACACACAACTATGTCAATGATGTGGATTCAAGACCCAGGTTTTATAAGAAAAATGGATATTGA
- the MITD1 gene encoding MIT domain-containing protein 1 isoform X1 produces the protein MSMSRAGSNGTAALERAGVETVKRAVQLDVACRFQESLVCYQEGIDLLLQVVKATTDEAKKHRYRQKISEYMTRAEDIKKHIEKEKQDGKYHKQIRIEENATGFGYEKLFHEYLTEIVSEVWVEDPYIRQVHQLYNFLRFCEMLVKGPCKVKTIHLLTSCDEGSRSEQRIALEGIKQSLSNYGVTLSIEFSSSIHDREIRFNNGWMIKIGRGLDYFKKPQGRFSIGYCDLDLRPCHETTVDVFHTKHTKQM, from the exons ATGTCCATGTCGCGGGCGGGGAGCAATGGCACAGCCGCGCTGGAGCGGGCCGGGGTGGAGACGGTGAAGCGGGCGGTGCAGCTGGACGTGGCGTGCCGGTTCCAGGAGTCGCTGGTGTGTTACCAGGAGGGCATCGacctcctgctgcaggtggtGAAAG CCACGACAGATGAGGCGAAGAAGCACCGCTACCGGCAGAAGATATCCGAGTACATGACCAGAGCCGAGGACATCAAAAAACACATTGAGAAAGAGAAACAAG ATGGCAAATACCATAAGCAAATCAGGATAGAAGAAAATGCAACAGGTTTTGGCtatgaaaagcttttccacgAGTACCTCACTGAGATTGTTTCTGAAGTTTGGGTGGAAGATCCATACATTCGACAGGTTCATCAG CTGTATAACTTTCTACGGTTCTGTGAGATGCTAGTTAAGGGGCCATGCAAGGTGAAAACAATCCATCTCCTTACTTCCTGTGATGAG GGTAGTAGGAGTGAACAGAGGATTGCCTTGGAAGGAATAAAACAGTCATTGAGTAATTATGGAGTAACACTGAGTATTGAATTTTCGTCTTCCATACATGATCGAGAAATCAG attcAACAATGGATGGATGATTAAGATTGGAAGGGGTCTTGATTATTTTAAGAAACCACAG GGTCGTTTCAGCATTGGATACTGTGACTTGGACTTGAGACCTTGTCATGAAACAACAGTGGATGTCTTTCATACTAAACACACAAAGCAAATGTGA
- the LIPT1 gene encoding lipoyl amidotransferase LIPT1, mitochondrial produces MVLQSLKNCLWLSCVLRTPKACFWSTVGGALIIQSVSNDVYQNLAVEDWIHDHMDLEKQQILFLWRNSPAVVIGRHQNPWQECNLRLLRQKNIKLARRRSGGGTVYHDLGNINLTFFTTRKKYERMENLKLVVKALKALRPQLDVHVTDRYDILLDRQYKISGTAAKLGRTSAYHHCTLLCNADKFVLSSVLKSPFKGLKSNATPSVPALVKNLFEEDPSLTSEMLLDAIAKEYAVQHQIDHHITLINPTDETLLPGISNKTKELQTWEWVYGKTPKFSISTCLNMNYKDSVLDVKVNMDVKHGRIEVCNIDLPEQWLPPELYSELVKSLIGSKFCPNETTTLVTTLLRVCPQDDELHSRWSLLCENMIRLM; encoded by the coding sequence ATGGTGCTCCAGTCATTGAAAAATTGCCTTTGGCTGTCCTGCGTCCTCAGGACTCCAAAAGCTTGCTTCTGGAGCACAGTTGGTGGAGCCCTCATTATCCAGTCTGTTTCTAATGATGTTTACCAAAATCTAGCTGTGGAAGATTGGATCCATGACCACATGGATTTAGAGAAGCAACAGATCCTTTTCCTTTGGAGGAATTCCCCTGCTGTGGTAATAGGGAGACATCAGAATCCCTGGCAGGAATGCAACCTCAGGCTATTGaggcaaaaaaatataaaactagCCAGGAGAAGAAGTGGAGGAGGGACAGTTTACCATGACTTAGGTAATATCAATTTGACTTTCTTcacaaccagaaaaaaatacgAACGAATGGAAAACCTGAAGCTCGTTGTGAAGGCACTGAAAGCCTTGCGACCCCAGTTAGATGTACATGTCACTGACAGATACGACATCTTGCTAGACAGGCAATACAAAATCTCAGGCACCGCTGCAAagctgggaaggacaagtgCTTATCACCACTGTACCTTACTCTGTAATGCAGATAAGTTTGTTTTATCTTCTGTGCTAAAAAGTCCTTTTAAAGGGCTAAAGAGCAATGCCACTCCTAGCGTGCCTGCCTTGGTGAAAAATCTCTTTGAAGAGGATCCCAGTTTAACTTCTGAGATGCTCCTGGATGCCATTGCTAAAGAATATGCTGTGCAACACCAGATAGATCACCATATCACCTTAATAAATCCAACTGATGAGACTCTGCTTCCTGGAATTAGTAACAAAACTAAAGAACTACAAACCTGGGAATGGGTGTATGGAAAGACACCAAAGTTCAGCATTAGCACATGTCTTAACATGAACTATAAAGATTCTGTTCTTGACGTTAAAGTAAATATGGACGTAAAGCATGGACGAATTGAAGTCTGTAACATTGATCTGCCAGAGCAGTGGCTGCCACCAGAACTGTACAGTGAACTGGTCAAGAGTCTTATTGGCAGTAAGTTTTGCCCAAATGAAACCACTACGCTTGTTACAACATTGCTAAGAGTATGTCCACAAGATGATGAGTTGCACAGCAGGTGGAGTCTACTATGTGAGAATATGATAAGGTTAATGTGA